TATGAGCAGTTAGTGTTGATACCGCTGGGATATATCCGGCGAAATTTCCAAAACGCCCAAGCGCCGGGAAGTTGAGAAGTTCCTGCACACGGACATTTTTAGCTGAATTCTGCAAAGCCGATTTCAGTTCTGGGTTATCGGCTGTACTCAATTGGCAGGTAGTCATGATTTCAGATAAAGCCAAAGAGATTATAGATTATCATGAGGCCACCAAGCATCATTTCGAACGCTATGCCCGGTCTTTGGGGTATATGGACTGGGACAACCAGCCGAACCCATTTCGTTTTTATAGGAAAACGCCGATAATAGAGTTACCGCTGCTCAAAGCGGATCCACCGGCTGCCCACCACGGTTTATACGAGCGGCAGGAAACCACACCTCAACCCATTAATTTAGAAACTGTTGCCGGCTTTTTGGAGCTGTCGCTGGGGTTGTCGGCCTGGAAGGCCGCATCCGGCAATCAATGGTCTTTAAGAATAAACCCTTCAAGCGGCAATCTCCACCCCACTGAAGCGCATTTGATTTTGCCGCCGCTGGATTCAATACCGGCCGGTATTCATCATTACAATGCCTTTGGTCACTTGCTGGAGCGCCGGGCTGATCTTGCGCCTGACATCTGGCAAAGCCTTGTCTCCCATTTTGGGCGCAACGGTTTTCTGATAGCGATCACCAGCATATTCTGGCGCGAATCGTGGAAATACGGTGAGCGTGCATTTCGCTATTGCAACCATGATGCGGGACATGCCCTGGCCTGCCTGAGCATTGCCGCCAATCTGTTTGGTTGGAAATGTGTCATTCTCAGTGATTTGTCAGACGAGGAAATCGAAGCAATTTTTGGTTTTGAGCAGACCCATTTTCGCAAACTGGAAGAGGAGCACAGCGATTGTCTCTGTTTTGTTTTTCCCCACAGCACCGGTGAGATCCCCAGGGACTTGCCGGACGCCATTATTTCAGATCTGGCCAATTTGTCCTTCCAGGGTGAAGCGGAAGTATTAAGCCAGAAATGTGTCGACTGGGAAATCATTTACCAAACTGCGCGCCAGGCCAAAAAACCGTCAACCGCAGGAACCCGGATTGAATTGGATAAACGCGATTGGCTTTTCGATACGCCCGGCCGGCTGCCGGCGGCAAAAATCATCCGCAATCGCCGCAGCGCCATTGCCTTTGATCGCAGCGGCTCTATCAGCAAAAACCAGTTTTTAAGCATGCTCGATAAAACCCTGCCGCGCCGAGACACAGCGCCATTTGATATCGAATTAAC
The DNA window shown above is from Desulfobacterales bacterium and carries:
- a CDS encoding SagB/ThcOx family dehydrogenase translates to MISDKAKEIIDYHEATKHHFERYARSLGYMDWDNQPNPFRFYRKTPIIELPLLKADPPAAHHGLYERQETTPQPINLETVAGFLELSLGLSAWKAASGNQWSLRINPSSGNLHPTEAHLILPPLDSIPAGIHHYNAFGHLLERRADLAPDIWQSLVSHFGRNGFLIAITSIFWRESWKYGERAFRYCNHDAGHALACLSIAANLFGWKCVILSDLSDEEIEAIFGFEQTHFRKLEEEHSDCLCFVFPHSTGEIPRDLPDAIISDLANLSFQGEAEVLSQKCVDWEIIYQTARQAKKPSTAGTRIELDKRDWLFDTPGRLPAAKIIRNRRSAIAFDRSGSISKNQFLSMLDKTLPRRDTAPFDIELTQPLTHLLLFVHNVTDVTAGLYFFVRNNQHLNDIKAISRSDFKWAPVEKGFPLYLLAEGNYRQQAVMVSCHQDIAGSSAFSLGMITKFKDIVSTDPYRYRHLFWETGMIGQVLYLEAEAHGVRGTGIGCFFDDAVHEIMGFSDNQYQSLYHFTIGQPIEDPRLTTYPPYQHLQ